The nucleotide sequence CTGGGCCGGCGAGGCCCTGCTGTCGCGCAAGGCGAGCAAGCCCTTCTTCGTCACCGACTACCCCAAGGGCTCGCGGGGTTTCTACGACCGGGAGAGCCCGGAGCACCCCGGCCGGCTGCGCAACTTCGACCTGATCGCCCCGGAAGGGTACGGCGAGCTGTGCAGCGGCAGCGAGCGCGAGCACGACTACGCCACGATCGTCACCCGGATGCGGGAGACCGGGGAGAACCCGGCCAAGTACGCCTGGTACCTGCGGATGGTGCGGGACGGCATCCCGCCGAGCGCCGGCTTCGGCATCGGGCTCGAACGGCTCACGAGATACCTGGCCGGCCTCGCCTCGGTCCGGGAAGCCAGCGCCTTTCCCAAGGTGGCGGGGACGGTGTCGCCGTGAGCGGCCTGCGAGCACCGGGCTTTCCCGAGGAACCCATCCGCGACCGGGCCCGGTCCGGTGCCGCCGAAGCCTTCCCGGACGTCGCCTCCTACGGGCGGGTGCTCTTCGGCGCGGACCCGGCCGACGACCTCCGCACCCCCGACCTGATCGACGTCCTGCAGCTCGTCCCGCCGGTGTTCGTGCCACAGCGGCTCGAGAAGCTCATCGAGCTGGGCCGGGAGCCGGTGTACCGGGATGTCGGGCTGGAGACCGCCGTCGGTGGGTTCACCTCGCCGCTGCCGCTGTATCTCTCCGCGCTCGGGTCGACCAAAGCGGCCAGCCTCGACCTCGGCGTCGCCGCGAGCCGCCAGGCCGGCCGGCTGGGCATCCCGATGGTGATCGGCGAGAACATGGTGCCCGTCAAGGGGTACGGCCGGCTCGAGGAGGACGCCGGGCAGTCACTGCTCGGCCGGATCCGGGCCTACGCCGCAGAGCTGCCGGACGGGTCCGGCGGACTGGTCGTCCAGCAGAGCACCGAGGACGCCGACGCCGAGGTGTGGAACCTGGTCTACAGCGATCCGAACGTCCGGCCCCTGCTCGAGTCCGGCCGGCTGGCGTTCGAGCTGAAGATCGGCCAGGGCGCGAAGCCGGGCCTCGGCGGGATGACCGTGCTCGAAGGCGACGCCGCGGACCGGCTGGCCGGCGTGTTCGCCACCGACCCGCTCTTCGGCTGCGACGGCACGGTGCTGCGCAGCAGCAGTCCCGGCACGTTCACCGTCGAGATCCTGCGCCAGCAGATCAGGCTGATGCGCAACAACTACCCCCGGGCGCGGGTGTGGGTGAAGCTGCCCCCGGCACGGGACGTCCGGGATGCGGCGAGGTGCGCGTGGGACGCCGGAGCCGACGCGGTCACCGTCGACGGCGCCGAAGCGGGCACCGGCTGGGCACCCACGTCCTTCCTGCGCCACGTCGGGCTGCCACTGGCCGAATGCCTGCGCCGGATCGGCCCGCACGCAGCCTGCCTGCTGGTGTCCGGCCGGATGTGGGAGGGCGTCCGGGTGGCCAAGTGCCTGGCGCTCGGCGCGAACGCGGTCGGGCTCGGCCGGGCCGCGCTGATCGCGGTCGACGAGGACCCCGAAGACGGGCTCGTGCGGCTGGTCCGGTGCCTGGCACTGGAGCTGCGGCTGGTGACCAGCGCCCTCGGCAAGTACCACACCGCCGACGTGAACCTCGACGACATCTGGTCGCCGGAGCCGTCCGCGGTCCCGGTCGCCGAGCCGGCCGCGGACCTGCCGTGGACCGTGTCGTGACCCCGGCCACCGATGCCACGACACCCCCGTCGAACCCGCCCGAGGAGCGGCGACGGAGCGCGGGCGAGCGGACCGGCACCGGACGGCCCTACCCGGCGACCACCGTCTGCGGCCTGTTCGCGGGGCGGGCCGCCATGCAGCCGGGCGCGACCGCGTTGATCTTCCAGGATCAGCGGATCACCTACGGCGAGCTGGACGCGCGCGCGAACCGGCTGGCCAACCACCTCGTGGCGCGGCTGCCCTGCGCCGGCGAGCTGGTCGGCATCTGCCTGGAGCGCAGCCCCGAGCTGGTCGTGGCGCTGCTGGCGGTGCTGAAGGCCGACGGTGCCTACACCATGCTGGACCCGGACTTCCCCGCCCGGCGCCTGAGCCAGGTGCTGACCGCCGCCGGCAGCACGCTGGTGATCACCAGCAGCGCGCTGACCGGGCTGGTGCGCGGGACCGGCGCCCGGCTGCTCGTGCTGGACCGGCAGGCGGCCGCGATCGCCGCCGGCGCGCCCGTGGAGCCGCGGGCCGCGGCCGACGGCGAGGACCTGGCCTGCGTGATGTTCACCTCCGGCTCGACCGGCCGGCCCAAGGGCGTGGCCTCGCCGCACCGGGCGATCGTCGCCACCCTGGCCAACCAGACCTATGTGGACTTCTCGGACCGGGAAGTGGTGCTGCAGTGCTCGCCGGTCTCCTGGGACGCCTTCGCCCTCGAGCTCTTCGGTGCGCTGCTGTTCGGGGGGACGTGCGTGCTGCAGCCGGGCCGTCGCCCGGATCCCCCGGCGATCAACGAGCTGGTCCGGGCGCACCGGGTGAGCACCCTGCACCTTTCGGCCAGCCTGCTCAACTTCATGCTGGACGCCTACCCCGGCACGTTCACCGGGGTGCGGCAGCTGATGACCGGTGGCGAGCCGGCGTCACTGGCGCACGTGGCCAAGGCGTTGCGCGAGTACCCCGGCATCCGGCTGGTCAACGGCTACTCCCCGGTCGAGAACATGATCTTCACGCTCTGCCACACCGTCACCGCGGACGACCTGGCCGCGACGTCGATCCCCGTCGGCAAGCCGATCGCCCACAAGGGCATCCGCGTCCTGGACCACCGGCTGGACCCGGTGCCCGACGGCGTGACCGCCGAGCTGTACATGACCGGCGCCGGCCTGGCCCACGGCTACCTGAACGAGCCCGGCCTGACCGCACAACGGTTCTTGCCCGATCCCTTCGGCGCCCCCGGCGACCGGATGTACCGGACCGGCGACCTGGTGCGCAGGCGGCCCGACGGGGTCGTGGAGTTCCTCGGCCGGGCCGACGACCAGGTCAAGATCCGCGGCTTCCGGATCGAGCCGGGCGAGGTGGAGACGGCCATCGGCAGGCACCCGGCGGTGCGCCGGGCCGCGGTGATCGCCCGGGAGGACCGGCCGGGCGACAAACGGCTGGTCGCCTACGTCGTGCCGGTGGAGGGCGCCAAGTTCACCACCGGGGAGCTGCGGCGGTACCTCCTCGCCTCGCTGCCCGATCACCTGGTGCCCGCCGCGATCGTCGCGATGGAGACGCTGCCGCTCACCGCGAACGGGAAGCTCGACCGCGCGGCGCTGCCCGCGCCCGTCCGCCCCGCCCGGCCGCGCCGTCCGCGGACCTGACATTCCTCGAACCAGCTGCCTGTCAACCGATTCCGCCAAGGAGGCAAACGTGTCCCCGAGCGAGGCACCGACCCGGCAAGCCGCCGCGATCGCCATGGCCCGGCACTTCTACGACTGCGTGGACAGCACGGACGTGGCCGGCGCGGCCGGGCTGTTCGCCGCGGACGCCCGTTACCACCGTCCCGGCTACGAACCCTTCGCCGGCCCGGAGGGGATCACCAGGTTCTACACCCACGACCGGGTGATCCGATCGGGCAGGCACGTCCTGACCACGGTGGTCGCCGTCGGCGACGACGTCGCGGTGCGCGGCGAGTTCCACGGCGTCGGCCACGACGGGAGCCCGGTCGACCTGCGGTTCGCCGACTTCTTCGAGGTCGGCCCGGACAACCTGTTCACCCGGCGCGAAACCTTCTTCTTCGCCCCACTGACGTGACCTCGACCCTGCCGACCACGAACCGGGGAGCACCCACCATGGCACGAGTACTCGACGAACGGGCCGCCGTGTCCGCGCCGGCCGACCGGCCCGGTCACGGCGCCGCGTTCACCGGCCACATGTACACCATGAGCTGGACGGCCGGGCGCGGTTGGCACGCCCCAGGGCTGCGGCGGCTGGCGAACCTCTCCGTCCACCCCGGCACCCTCGGGTTGCACTACGGCCAGGTGATCTTCGAAGGCCTCAAGGCGTTCCGCCACCCCGGCGGCGGCATGGCGATGTTCCGGCCACGGCTCAACGCCCTGCGGTTCCAGCGTTCGGCGCGCCGCCTCGCGATGCCCGAGCTGCCGGCCGCGGACTTCCTGCTGGCGCTGGAGGAAGTCGTGGCCGCGGATCACGCCGCGCTGTCGGACGATCCCGAACACAGCCTCTACCTGCGTCCGCTCATGTACGGCAGCGAGGCGAACCTGATGCTGCGCCCGTCCGAGGAGTACGAGTTCCTGGTGCTCGCCTTCGTCGCAGGCGGCTTCTTCGGCGACACGGTGGCGCCCGTCTCGGTGTTCGTCAGTCACGATCACAGCCGCGCGTTGCCCGGCGGCACCGGCGATGTCAAGTGCGCCGCGAACTACGGGCCGTCCTTCGTGGCGCAACGGGCCGCCGCCGACGCCGGCTGCCAGCAGGTGGTGTGGCTGGACTCGGTGGAACACCGCTGGGTCGAGGAAATGGGCGGGATGAACCTGTTCTTCGTCCGCGGCACCGGCTCGTCGGCCGAAGTGATCACCTCCCCGCTGACCGGCACGCTGCTGCCCGGGGTCACCCGGGATTCGCTGCTGGTGCTGGCCGCCCGGCACGGCTACCGGGTGACCGAGGAGCGGATCTCGGTGGACCAGTGGCGGACCGAGTGCGCCGCCGGCCTCATCACCGAGACGTTCGCCTGCGGCACGGCGGCGGTGGTCACTCCCGTCGGCCGGGTGGTGGACCAGGGCCGGAGTTCCTGGACGGTGGGCGACGGCACGATGGGGCCGGTGACCGCCCACCTGCGGACCGCGCTCACCGACGTCCAGCGCGGCCGGTCGGCCGATCCGGACGGCTGGCTGCACCTCGTCCCGTCCGCCGCCCACCGCACGTACTCCGGGGGCAGCTGAGCGGGTGCCGGCCCGGCGCACCCGCGTCGGGCCGGCACCCCCGCCCGCTCAGAGAAGCGCGCTCGCCGTCCACACGGTGACGCCGGTGCCCTCGACGGCCAGCTCCGGCGCGCTCACCCGCAGCACGGTGGGCGGCTCCTGCGCGAGGGCCACCAGGTGCATCCGCCGCACCTCGGCCGCCGCCACCGGCAGATCCGCGACGCACTCGCACGGCTGCTCGGTGAAGCCGGCGAACCGGTAGGCCACCGCCATCATCCGGTTGCGGTCGGTCGGGACGAAGTCGGCCACCAGGTGAACGCGGGCCTTGGCCGCCTCGCCGGTGAGCCAGCGCAGCAGGACCGAACCGATGCCGTACGGGATGACCCGGCACGAGGTGGTGAGCAGCTTGAGGTTCCACACCGAAGAGTGCTTGGCCAGCAACACGACGGCGACCGCACCGTGCGGGCCGAACCGGTCGGTCAGGGTGGCCACGAGCACCTCGTGCGCGTCGTCGTCCAGCAGGTCGCGCAGGGCCGCTTCGGAGTAGGGCACGCCGGTGGCGTTCATCTGGCTGGTCCGCAGCGTGAGCTCCTCGACCCTGGCCAGGTCCGGTTCCGTCGCGCGGCGCACCCGCAGGTCCAGCTCGAGCGTGCGGAGGAAGTCGTCCTGACCGCCGGCGAAGTTCTCCCGCTCGGTGCGCCGCAGGACCTCCCCCTGGTACCTCGCCCGCCGGTGCCGCGAGTCCTCGGTCACGATGGCCGGGCTGAACTCGGGCAAGGTGGTCAGCGTGCTCGCCGCCTCGGCCGGGTAGCACCGCACTCCCGGCAGGGCACGGGACACCTCGAACCGCTCGGCCGGCCGGTCGTCGATGAACGCGATCGTCCGGTGGTCGAACCCGAGCCGGTCGGCGATCGCCCGCACCGCGTGGGACTTCGCCCCCCAGCCGATCTGCGGCAGGATCAGGAACTCCGCGAGACCGAGCTCCTCGAGCCGGGCCCAGGCGTGGTCGTGCTCGTTGCGGCTGGCCACCGACTGGAGGATGCCGCGGCGGTCCAGCTCGGTGACCACCGCGCGGATCGCCTCCGGCACGGCCACCGCGGGGTCCTCCAGGAGGGTCCCGCGCCACAGCGTGTCATCGAGGTCCCAGACGAGGCACTTCACGGTCCCACCGCTCATGTCCACACCGCCAGCGCTTGTTCGGCGAGCAGCAGCCGGCAGATCTCGGTGCTGCCCTCGATGATTTCCATCAGCTTGGCGTCGCGGTAGGCCCTGGCCACCACTTCGCCGTCGACGGCGCCCGCGGAGCCGAGCACCTGAACCGCCGACGCGGCCCCGGCGGCCGCGGCGCCGGCCGCGAACTGCTTCGCGGTCACCACGGCGGCGGCGAGTTCCGGAGCGCCGAGGTCCCAGCACCGGCTCGCGTGCTCGCACAGCCTCGTGGCGGCCTGCTCCGCGACCAGCAGGTCGGCCAGGTGCGCGGCGACGAGCTGGTGCCGCGCCAGCGGCTTGCCGAACTGCTGCCGGGTGTTCGCGTGGTGGCTCGCCGCGCGCAGGCACGCGCGCAGGATCCCGACGCACCCCCACGCCACGGAAAGCCGGCCGTGGGTGAGCACCGAGCCGGTCAGCCAGGTCAACGGGAGCCCCGCGCCGGCCAGTACCGCGTCGGCCGGCACCCGCACATCGTCCAGGCGTACGTGGGCGTGCCCGGCCGCGCGGCACCCCAACGGAGCCTCGAGCGGCGCGATCGTGACCCCCTCGGCCGAGGAAGGCACCAGGACCACCGCGGCACCCTCACCGTGGCGGACGAACACGAGCAGGACGTCGGCGTAGGCCGATCCGGTGACCCATGCCTTGGCGCCGGACACGGTCGCCGTGTCGCCGGCGACGTCGACGCGGGTGGTCATGGCGGCCAGGTCGCTGC is from Amycolatopsis mediterranei and encodes:
- a CDS encoding HAD-IIIC family phosphatase — translated: MSGGTVKCLVWDLDDTLWRGTLLEDPAVAVPEAIRAVVTELDRRGILQSVASRNEHDHAWARLEELGLAEFLILPQIGWGAKSHAVRAIADRLGFDHRTIAFIDDRPAERFEVSRALPGVRCYPAEAASTLTTLPEFSPAIVTEDSRHRRARYQGEVLRRTERENFAGGQDDFLRTLELDLRVRRATEPDLARVEELTLRTSQMNATGVPYSEAALRDLLDDDAHEVLVATLTDRFGPHGAVAVVLLAKHSSVWNLKLLTTSCRVIPYGIGSVLLRWLTGEAAKARVHLVADFVPTDRNRMMAVAYRFAGFTEQPCECVADLPVAAAEVRRMHLVALAQEPPTVLRVSAPELAVEGTGVTVWTASALL
- a CDS encoding glutamate synthase-related protein — its product is MSGLRAPGFPEEPIRDRARSGAAEAFPDVASYGRVLFGADPADDLRTPDLIDVLQLVPPVFVPQRLEKLIELGREPVYRDVGLETAVGGFTSPLPLYLSALGSTKAASLDLGVAASRQAGRLGIPMVIGENMVPVKGYGRLEEDAGQSLLGRIRAYAAELPDGSGGLVVQQSTEDADAEVWNLVYSDPNVRPLLESGRLAFELKIGQGAKPGLGGMTVLEGDAADRLAGVFATDPLFGCDGTVLRSSSPGTFTVEILRQQIRLMRNNYPRARVWVKLPPARDVRDAARCAWDAGADAVTVDGAEAGTGWAPTSFLRHVGLPLAECLRRIGPHAACLLVSGRMWEGVRVAKCLALGANAVGLGRAALIAVDEDPEDGLVRLVRCLALELRLVTSALGKYHTADVNLDDIWSPEPSAVPVAEPAADLPWTVS
- a CDS encoding amino acid adenylation domain-containing protein, translating into MDRVVTPATDATTPPSNPPEERRRSAGERTGTGRPYPATTVCGLFAGRAAMQPGATALIFQDQRITYGELDARANRLANHLVARLPCAGELVGICLERSPELVVALLAVLKADGAYTMLDPDFPARRLSQVLTAAGSTLVITSSALTGLVRGTGARLLVLDRQAAAIAAGAPVEPRAAADGEDLACVMFTSGSTGRPKGVASPHRAIVATLANQTYVDFSDREVVLQCSPVSWDAFALELFGALLFGGTCVLQPGRRPDPPAINELVRAHRVSTLHLSASLLNFMLDAYPGTFTGVRQLMTGGEPASLAHVAKALREYPGIRLVNGYSPVENMIFTLCHTVTADDLAATSIPVGKPIAHKGIRVLDHRLDPVPDGVTAELYMTGAGLAHGYLNEPGLTAQRFLPDPFGAPGDRMYRTGDLVRRRPDGVVEFLGRADDQVKIRGFRIEPGEVETAIGRHPAVRRAAVIAREDRPGDKRLVAYVVPVEGAKFTTGELRRYLLASLPDHLVPAAIVAMETLPLTANGKLDRAALPAPVRPARPRRPRT
- a CDS encoding branched-chain amino acid aminotransferase; translation: MARVLDERAAVSAPADRPGHGAAFTGHMYTMSWTAGRGWHAPGLRRLANLSVHPGTLGLHYGQVIFEGLKAFRHPGGGMAMFRPRLNALRFQRSARRLAMPELPAADFLLALEEVVAADHAALSDDPEHSLYLRPLMYGSEANLMLRPSEEYEFLVLAFVAGGFFGDTVAPVSVFVSHDHSRALPGGTGDVKCAANYGPSFVAQRAAADAGCQQVVWLDSVEHRWVEEMGGMNLFFVRGTGSSAEVITSPLTGTLLPGVTRDSLLVLAARHGYRVTEERISVDQWRTECAAGLITETFACGTAAVVTPVGRVVDQGRSSWTVGDGTMGPVTAHLRTALTDVQRGRSADPDGWLHLVPSAAHRTYSGGS
- a CDS encoding nuclear transport factor 2 family protein; translation: MSPSEAPTRQAAAIAMARHFYDCVDSTDVAGAAGLFAADARYHRPGYEPFAGPEGITRFYTHDRVIRSGRHVLTTVVAVGDDVAVRGEFHGVGHDGSPVDLRFADFFEVGPDNLFTRRETFFFAPLT
- a CDS encoding acyl-CoA dehydrogenase family protein, with protein sequence MTGTTTTPVSVASASAVLTDLVGDRAAGWDRAGRLPVALVRRIARAGLLCPDVPGEFGGPGMSAQAAGELTAHAGSLCSSLRSLMTSQGMAAWTLRRFGSRAQRAEHLPRLATGTLAAVAFSEPDAGSDLAAMTTRVDVAGDTATVSGAKAWVTGSAYADVLLVFVRHGEGAAVVLVPSSAEGVTIAPLEAPLGCRAAGHAHVRLDDVRVPADAVLAGAGLPLTWLTGSVLTHGRLSVAWGCVGILRACLRAASHHANTRQQFGKPLARHQLVAAHLADLLVAEQAATRLCEHASRCWDLGAPELAAAVVTAKQFAAGAAAAGAASAVQVLGSAGAVDGEVVARAYRDAKLMEIIEGSTEICRLLLAEQALAVWT